TCCGGTCGGTGTGGCTTCTTTTGTCGAAAAGGAAAAACCCCGCTTTCCGAGGCGCAGGATGAAAGATTAGTCCTTCCTGCGCCTTTTCCTGCTCATGCTGAGGAGAGCCGACTTGCGCAGTAGCCGCCACGGGATCGACCCGGGCGGCCATTTTTTGCACACGGCGGCAGGAGATGATGAACGAGACGGAGCTGGCCGGACACTACCGTATTTGCTTCTTTCCGACCAAAATGGTCGCGTCCACCGTGACAAATGAGATGCCGGATTGGAGGGCTTGTTGAAGATTTCCCTCCGTTGCCCCCCATGACAACGGCGTCATATTGATGAGATGAGTCAGTAGCGTTTGATCGAGTCTTTTACGATATTGAACATGCTGCTTATCGATCAGGTTGAAGTGTCGGCAAAAATGGGTCACCACATGTTGATTGGAATAGGCTTGTTTGCCGCTTTGTCCGAAGAATAATGTTCTCAATTCCTTGAGGTACTCGCTGCCCGGTGCGATCTTGATCAGGATGCCGTCATCATCCAGCATGCGGCTAAATTCCGAATAATTGGATGGAGACAAGATGTTCAGAATGACATCGAATGCCTTATCCATGAAAGGGCTTCGTGCCAAATCCGCCACGCACCAAATCAGGCCGGGATATTCCCGCGAAGCGATTCGAATCCCGGCTTTGGCAATATCCATGCCGACCCCCAATACGTCCCCATCCGACGTATGATTCAAACCTGTTGTCAATTCCGCCAAAAGGGAACCTTCCCCGCACCCGGCGTCCAGGATATGGATGCCTTCGGTGCGGATGTTACCCATTTGATAGGTGATGATTTTGTGAATCCGTTCGACGATCCCGTGGAAAAAACCGCTCCTGCAAATGGCCAGTCTTGATTCAAAAAGCTGTTGGCCATATTTGGTCGGACGCGCCGGTCGTGCCAGCAAGTGAACATATCCTGGCTTGGATAAATCAAAGCAATGCCGGTTTGCGCAGATCAAGCTGTTGGGCCGGCTGCCCTTCAACGCTGTGCCGCATAAAGGGCACATGAAGAGGTGACAGTGTTTCTGGATCAGTTGCCTGGCCAGTTCAATTTTTTTCAAATGGTTCACCTTCCCTTCCGTGCCTCGGGACAACGATGCGCTTCCGGTGAGAAACGTGATGGGGGCGCGTCTTGAGCTTTTCCACCATATTTTACTTGAACAAAAATGCGCGGCACAAATAAACCCAAACTTGGCGCTTTGCAAGCTTTAACGTTCGATTTCGTTTATTTTTTCTAAAAAACTTGGTTATTGCGAATGTTTCCTGGATAAATTGTTATATATAGTAAAATAATGTTTATCATGGTATATTTTGTTTAAATTGATAATATGGAGGGAAGGAACTTGCGATTATCCATTAAAGGCAAGCTGATTCTACTTTGCTGTATTCTTCTGATCATCCCCAGTCTCGTCATTGGCATCGTCGGATACAATTTGGCGCGGCAGGGGCTCAATGATCAGATGGCAGCCAACTTGAAGAACAGTGTGACCATGGCCATCGAACTGATCCATGCTCAGCAGGAGCTGGTCAAGTCGGGTCAACTGTCTTTGGCTGAGGCGCAGGAGGCGGTCAAACAATCTCTTTTGGGGCCGAAGCAGGCGGATGGGAAGCGGCCCATCAACACAAAAATGGATTTTGGCAAAAACGGCTATTTTTATGTGATAGACGAGAAGGGCACGTTGCTTGCGCACCCGAATGCAGAAGGGAAAAATCTTTGGGACGAACAGGATCAACAAGGCAGGCATTATATTCAGGAAGTGATCCAGCGGGCCAAGCAGGGTGGGGGATTTACTTATTATAAGTGGCCTTTGCCAGAGAACCCTGATCAGGTGAAAGAGAAAGTGGTTTATTCGTTGCTGGATCCAAACTGGGGATGGGTGGTGGCGGTCGGGGCCTATACGCATGAAATCAACGCCCAGGCCAATCAATTGTTGGCGGTTCTGGCGGTGACATTGGGTGCCGCCATTCTGAGCGGAGCGGCAGTGGCCTATTTTTTTGCCCACCATTGGTCCAAACTGATTCGCCGCATCGTATCCCAGGCGCAATCCGTGGCTCAAGGCGATCTGAGCATTCCTGCGCTTGAGATGAAATCGAACGACGAATTGGGTGAGTTGACCCAACACGTGAATCAGATGTTTAACCAATTGAAAGCGACCATCGGCCATGTCGCAGAAACCGCACACCAGGTGGCGTCCACCTCCGAACAACTGTTGGCCAGCAGTGAGGAAACCAGCCAGGCCGCGGAGCAGATTAGCGCAGCGATGAGCAATGTGGCGGAGGGCTCGGAGAAACAAGCGGCCAACATGGAGCGGGCCCACGGGGTGGTCACCGAGATGCTGGAGCATATCACCAGCGTTGCCGGCCATGTGGAAAATGTGCAGGAAGCCTCTTTGCAAAGCGTGCGGATCGCTGAAGCGGGCGGTGCGACGATCTTGAAACACCGTCAGCAGATGGAACTGATCGGCGACACCAGCAAGCTGATGAATGAGGTCATTCAATCCCTGAGCGATAAAACGGAGCGGATTGGTGAAGTGATTTCCTTAATCACCCATATCGCTGAGCAAACCAACCTTCTGGCCTTAAACGCGGCGATCGAGGCGGCACGTGCAGGAGAGCATGGCCGCGGCTTTTCCGTCGTCGCGGAGGAGGTGCGAAAGCTAGCTGAGCAGTCGAAATGGGCAGGGGGTCAGGTGGCGGATCTGATTACGGAGATTCAACACGAGGTTGACCGGACGGTGGCTGCGATGAAAGATAACCGGGAGGCAATCGAAGCGGGTATTCAGCTGTCCCATGAAGCCGGCAGGGCATTTCGCGCCATCATGGAAGAGATCAGCGGTTTGTCGGAGCGGATCCGGGATATTTCTTCGTCCATGCATACCATGAATGAAGGATCTGAGCAACTGATGGCTGTGATGGAACAGGTCAGAAAATATGCGCAAGAGGCAGCAGGTTATTCGCAGCAGGTGGCTGCTTCTTCAGAGGAGCAGTCGGCGGCCATGGAAGAGGTGTCCGCCATAGCCGGCACGCTGAATGACAAGGCCAATGAGTTGCAGCAAGTCGTGAATCAGTTTAAATTGTAGCGTGCAGCCGCTCGTTGGGCGGCTTGTTTCATGGCTTGAAGCGATCCGGCTGCGATCATCTATAATGAATATGTGCCTCATTTAATAGATGATTGAAGAAATGGCAATTTGCAGAAGCGTGATGAGAAAGTAGGCGAAAACTTGGTTCGTCATTTTCTAACCATCTTGCTGCCGATTCTCGTTACCCAGCTGTCCATGTATGCGATGAGCTTTTTCGATACGTTGATGTCCGGCCAGGCCAGCCCTGAGGATTTGGCGGGGGTTGCGATTGGTTCAAGCATCTGGGTGCCGGTTTACACGGGGCTAAGCGGTATTTTATCGGCCATCACGCCGATTGTCGCCCAGTTGCTCGGAGCCGGAAAACAAGACCAGGTGGTTTCAAAGGTGATTCAGGGGCTATATCTGGCGTTGTTGCTCGCTTTTGTCGTGCTGTTGACCGGTAAATTGACATTGTTTCCTTTGTTGTCGCTCATGGATTTGGAGCCTGAAGTGCGGAGGATTGCGTTCCATTATTTGGTGGCCCTCTCTTTCGGCATGGTGCCGGTTTTTGTTTATGCTGTCATCCGTTCGTTTATTGACGCGCTGGGATACACCCGGGTCACCATGATCATCACGCTGGTTTCCGTTCCTCTAAATGTTTTTTTGAACGATGTGTTGATTTTCGGGAAATACGGTTTTCCCGCCCTGGGAGGCGTCGGAGCGGGGGTGGCATCGGCCATCACTTATTGGATCATCATGTTCATCAGCATGTCGGTGATTCACTTTAGCAAACCCTTTGCCGGTTATCACATTTTCCGTTCGTTTCAACGTGTTTCCTTCCGGGTATGGAAGGAGCTGCTTGGGATCGGTGTGCCGATTGGCCTCGCGATCTTTCTGGAAGTCAGTATTTTCGCCCTGGTGGCCCTTTTGATGAGCCGTTTTGATACGGCGACGATTGCCGCCCACCAGGCGGCGATGAATTTTGCCACCCTGCTGTACATGATTCCTTTGAGCATATCGATGGCCTTGACCATTGTCGTGGGCTATGAGGTGGGCGCAAGGCGTTTTGCCGCGGCCCGCCACTATACGCTGCTGGGTGTTGGCGCGGCCTTGTTCATGGCGCTGTTCAATACCCTCATTTTGTCATTGTTCAACCGACAGGTGGCAGGTCTTTATACCAACGACCCGGTGGTTCTGGAGCTGACGCGGCAGTTCTTAAGTTATGCTATATTTTTCCAATTTCTAGATGCGATTGCGACGCCCATTTATGGAACGCTGAGGGGATACAAAGATGTGAAGGCGACCTTTTACCTGACGCTCATCTCTTATTGGGCGATCAGTCTCCCGCTGGGTCATGTCTTGGCGGTGCGCACCCATTTCGGGGCATCAGGATATTGGATCGGGCTGATCACAGGCGTGGGCGTGCTCACATTCAGCATTCTCCTGCGCCTGATTTGGATTCAGCGGCGCCGATTTCTCCTCAACGACGTTGAGTAGAAGCGGGGAAGCGTGACATACTAGCGGAAAGAAATCGCAACTTCAAATGCGGTGATGCAATGGATGAATCAGAACTGTGAGGCTGCAATATGGGCCCGATGCAGCAAAAGGAGTGGCTTCCCCCATGGTCCCAATCGATCAAAAACAGAAAAATGGCATCCTCCGTCAAATGGCAGGTAAGAGAGGCATACGCCCGTTTATCCCCGAGCAGGCTTATTTTGAACCGGCTTCACTGGATTATCCATTAGGGAAAAAACTCTATCGCATGATGAAAGATTGGAATGTTCCCATCCGGATGACCACCAGTCATAACCAGGTCAGAGGGCTGGCAGGCGAGACGGATGCGGAAACCTACCGAATTGCCAAGCGAACACTGGTGGTCGGTGTCAAACGTTCGCTGAAATTCGAGCCTTCCAAGCCTTCCG
The nucleotide sequence above comes from Bacillus thermozeamaize. Encoded proteins:
- a CDS encoding MATE family efflux transporter; translation: MVRHFLTILLPILVTQLSMYAMSFFDTLMSGQASPEDLAGVAIGSSIWVPVYTGLSGILSAITPIVAQLLGAGKQDQVVSKVIQGLYLALLLAFVVLLTGKLTLFPLLSLMDLEPEVRRIAFHYLVALSFGMVPVFVYAVIRSFIDALGYTRVTMIITLVSVPLNVFLNDVLIFGKYGFPALGGVGAGVASAITYWIIMFISMSVIHFSKPFAGYHIFRSFQRVSFRVWKELLGIGVPIGLAIFLEVSIFALVALLMSRFDTATIAAHQAAMNFATLLYMIPLSISMALTIVVGYEVGARRFAAARHYTLLGVGAALFMALFNTLILSLFNRQVAGLYTNDPVVLELTRQFLSYAIFFQFLDAIATPIYGTLRGYKDVKATFYLTLISYWAISLPLGHVLAVRTHFGASGYWIGLITGVGVLTFSILLRLIWIQRRRFLLNDVE